The genomic window ttcagaaataaataaattaacctTTAATGGTGCTGACTGCTGTTGAAAGCTATCTGCTGTGGGAAACTAAAGGACTTCATTGTGCAATTTGATTGGTCATTGTGAGAATAGACTGTTGGAGTAAAGGAACCAGGGGAATAATCTATCTGATTTAGCAGGCCACTGCTTATTATGCCACTTTGGCTGACCTAATATATAGGTTCTTCCAAAAGGTGGACATTGTGGTCTTCTGCAGATAGAGTTGTAAAAACCCATAACAGAATATAATATCCCTCTTCCATTTGCTTTGTTCAATCTGTATCTCTGCCTGGAATGTATGATACGTTCTCTGCCTGGATATGTATGATAATTGATTCAAGCAGATGAAAACATGATTAATCAAGATTtgtccatttgaaaaaaaaaacaataaaattcaatttaaaataagattttaatcTGTCAATTTACTTTTCACTATATCAAGCAACTGGATTCCTTGTTTTGACTGGTAttgtggggttgttgttttttcatttataaaatttataggccataCAACTCCCAATTAGAAACAATTAACAACAAAAAGTACAAAATGAAAGAATCATGAAAGGCCTCAGAAACATAGAAAATCCATCCAACTTTCTTTCTGCCCCAAAGTCTGGGAGAATAACTGGATCTTTTATAGATTGAATAGCATCCTGGACATCATTGGGGTAGGTTCAAAATTATAATGATGCTGAAAAGTAACTATGACCTAAGCCTGCATTTACAACCTTTTTACAGCATCCGTCAGTAATGTGACTGCAATTGCAACCAGTATGTCTGTTCCTGTTcctaaccattttttttctctttatctttATAAATCTAAATGGGAGCTCTGAAAGGAAGGGGTTATAATGGAGTAGGCATGCACTTAGTAGGGAACACACAATGAAAGGGATGTTGTGATATCAGAAGTTCTGAGCGTGCTCAGGCAGTGCGAACCACAAACACACTATCCAACAGCCCATATATTCCTCATTGTGTGCTTAACTTTTCCTATTATAATCCATTCCTCTCCATTCTCCCTGCTTTATGAGGGAGAATGTAAGAAAAAATGGCTCAGGCACTGGAGAAATTGCCTCTAGCAGCAATGGCGATCCTTTTTCGGTtcacgtgccataagcggggggagtgcaggggggtcgtgcatgggcatgccacacccataatacaatgcacgaccctccagcacgcatgcgcgcatAATAGGCgcaaccccccattttttgcatgctttttttcgccctccccaagctccagaagctttattcctatgcctggggagggtgaaaatagcctccttccccggaggccctctggaggcttcaggagcttccctgaagcctccggagtgcaaaaacccaattctatgggcaaaccggaagttcgggaacggacttctggtttgctcgtagggccagtttaagccctccagagccttcagggaagcttcctaaaCATCCATGAAGGATCCAGAGGATAAAAAACagcctacgagcaaaccggaagttagggtcgtttttcatcctctggagccttcagggaagcctcctgaaggttctggagggcttaaaccggccctaagagcaaaccagaagtgcgttcctgaacttctggtttgcccgtaaggccagttttttgcactccggaggcttcagggaagctcctgaagcctctgaatggccttgggggggggggggcagggaaggctgtttttgcccaccccaggctcctataaagcctctggagcctcaaaagggcgaaaaatggctttaaaaaagttaccgttcaaagttacatgaccattcaaagttaaaacggcactgaaaaaagtgacttgtgaccaatTTTTACACTTATGGCTGTTGTagcacctccatggtcatgtgatcaaaatttggatgcttggcaactggttcatgtttatgacagcTGTAATGTctctgggtcacatgatcactttttgcaaccttctaagaaGTGAAGCcaatgggattcacttaacaactgttactaacctaacaactacaatgattcacttaacaactgtggcaagaaaggtcgtaaaatgggacaaaattcacccAAATGTCtttcttagccacagaaattttgggctcaatggggatcgtaagttgaggacttcctgtattacaTCCATATCAATGTATATGGTACTGATTAATTAATCACCTATAAGAAAGCTGTTAAAAACTTGCTCTGTCAGATGTACTATATAAACGTCTCTGTCCAGTGGGGGGTGGGCGGGAGGAAGAAAAGTCAAAATAGCGATTGAAGCACTTGCAACCACCATCTTAACTTTTTTCACCTTCCTTGTGGACAATACCAGCAACTGATTAATAGAAGCAAAAATATGGAAAGTGCACTTATATGTGAAATACCCTTTCAGAGGCAATATCATGTTGAAGAGCTTGTACTGGACATCACTTTAGCTTGAAACTGGTGACTGATACTATGAAAAGATCAGTTATCATTTATACGTTTATAGTATGTGTACTGTTTAACAAATTAGAGTGTTGTTTTGAATGATCTTGTAGAAAATACTGTATGGATGTATCTGTTCCTATTTCAGTGACTTTTTAAGCTTGTAGTGAGCTTCTGTGAGGAAATGAGAAATAATAGATTTCTAAATGTGCTTCAGAATATAGCCGAATGCTAAGGACATGATTATTTACCCTGTGACTTCCCTTTAGTAGAGTATTTTTGGTTTATATTTACTTTCATTTGCTTCATCTGCTTTTTTGGCTATTATATCCTGTCATGATTCTTTAGGTTTTACCTTTGTGAGAAATCTTGTCATGAGATCTTAGTCCTATTATTGTGACACTGAGCAATCGTTTCCCCCATTTTTGCGGCTATTTTAtaataagttttttaaaataatggaaaataatgTATTGTAACTACCACTAGAAaaaatttatttgaaaatgtCATAACGTTTCACTTGTGACAAATTTGATTTGTGACCTGCTACATTGGAATTACAGAAAACATTATGTTATAAGAAGAgacttaccgtgtttccccgaaattatgacatgtcctgataataaggccatgccacatttttctggtgggcaagaatataagccctcccctgtaaataagccccctggacacacccccacctccagccaggcggtatcccaaaggtgccaagccgcaggaaccaggggtgggaggcaaaggtgatcgcattgcttagcatctttgggataccgctaggttggtgagtggctctgtgcccagctgaagaggggggttgttgggtggctgctctcttgcgagcgggctcccaaagagccgggcacagtctCATgagcaaatggctgtgttgcgctgtcgcttgctggcagctggcccacaaccatagagcctACGCCCCGAgcagccactgccagaagactcggtttggaaacTGCAAAAAAAGCCATGCAGTGGCAGCGGTGGTGGcagtggaggtgccctggctctgcagagagagctgggccatgcatcgtgaggctggcaGGCACATGAGCGAGAGTGGAACAgctgctcgcgcaaccccccctccaacgacagcacaacacagccattcgcccatgaggctgtgcccgactctttgggagcccgctcgcaagagagctgccacccagcaaccccaaaacaataaatcctctcctcataataaggcccaagccatattttgtgtgtaaaaagaaaataagaccctgtcttattttcgggaaaacacggtatgttAGTCTGTGTGGCAAGAAAACAGAGGAAAGCCCAGGAATTAATCTAAAGGAAACTCTAAAGTTCTTAGAGAAAATAATTGAATACTTATAACATAAATATATAAGCAATTTTTAAGTATAATACTATAATATTTCTAGACAAACTACTATGCATTATATACATCCACATGATCAGATACTCTTTTTTTCTTAAGCATATCTGACATTTTAATTAGACAGCAGTAATTAGATAATAATGAATACTGTACACCTTCTTAAATAATTGAATTATACATGGAACAATTGCTTACTGTTAAGTGGATAAATAATTGATTGAAAGTGCACAGAAGTAATTTTAACAAATTTGGTTCTATTTGCCTTGGTAGGCCTACTCTAATTTCATGTtgtattttttgttctttttgtgagATGGTATATTGGTAATCTCCTTTCATATTTTCTATAAATTCACCATGATAATGGGATTACATTGAGGGAAAGATCATACATTGCAGTAGGTCATAATGTAATctgtttcattttgatttaatgtgCAGTCTTATATACTGTAAGTCTGGCCATTATTATTTGTAAACTGAACTATGGGCATGAGGGAACCAACCGTAGTTGTTTATTCAACCTAATTCAAATCAATCATGGTCTAATGCATTGTATGAAATTAGTTTAGTGACAAACTCATCAAGGTTATCAGTGAGTATTAtagttaagcaaatattttcctgGATTCTAAAGCTTCCTGGAAGCAGGTGGTTGTCTGTGACTGTAGCATTCCATTAATGTAATTGTAGTTTAGCATCATTAAAACCCTACCATTACCATCATTTAAAACCTTTCTGCACTCCACCTATATGTTAAAGtggtgcctttttttcttttacagcagaaaaaaagtgactgtaTTTGTGAAATTCATTGTGATATATAGCTAACAATAGGAATTTACTAGATAACTGGAGCttcagactctctctctctctttttggatAAAAGCATTATTAGGGAACTGCTACTTGGGtcataattcatttattttctttgttcattCCCCATTCTTCAAAAGATCATTTATAACTGATAACCTTTAATTTAAAAACTGAAAGACTTGACTCAATGAACTTGTAATTTTAAAATTCCACATTCTGGATTGAATCATAATTTATATTAGGCTGTtgtgaaataaataattatattcttGGTATCTTTCGTCTGcaattttactttttatcttttttcccctaTGAGATACTTGACAAAAATAAATTGTTCCTGAAGTTTAGGTAGATAAATTCAATTCTGAAATATTGAGCAAAGTCGGATTTTGCAGATGGTTACCACTTAATTTGGATAAAAGTGCAAAACATTGCATTGTTTTACATTATATTTGTAATTGAGAGAGGCATTTATATTAGGAAAAGAAGCCTATAAAAAAACATCAAGAGCAATGCTTTTCATTTCTAAGATTAAAAAGTGGAACTGATTAGAGAATTGGTGTGGACTTTTCagatccagtccagtccagttcCTGCTCAGTGAAGGATGCAAAGGTAGCATTCTTGATATAATTATTACTGAATGAAGACATTAGATTAAAAGGAGATCAGTGCTGTAAAGTGTTAGTGGGTTAAATGTGAAAATCCAGAAATAGGGTGTTACATTTTATAGGAATAAGGACAACTAGATTGGGGTATAGTTAATCAGTGTTTTTCAGCAttagcaaatttaagatgtgtggatttcaatttccagaattttccAGGCAACACATTGGCTGGGATATTTTGCGGGTCAAAAGTCCACATATTTTGAAGTTGTTGAAACACTCACTATATAGTACTGGGTTGTTCCATGAAAATCAGGATGAACTTTTAAAATCAAAGTTAATATTCTTAATTGGCTCTCTGTTAAAACAGCAGCTTCCAACTGTTATTTGGTGCTGCAAAAGGTCTATGTATGTGTCGCATCAGTGAGCCACAATTAAAGGACAGGAATGGTTGCATAGCTGCACAGCTAGATCCCCATTGCCAAGACATCCCCACAGGTGGactgcctccatttcttctccttaAGTCTCAACAACCTGTGATGTTGCAAGACTTCCACTTTTGCAACCTGGAACCTCACCTATGAGATGTATCACAAGTGAACATCTTGACAATGTAGTATAATCTGAAAAAGGTTGAAAAGCACTGTGTTAAAGTATAGGAATAAAGAGATTGAACATTACATGGGAATGTCATATGACTTTATAGGTATAGCTGAGGTTTGATGTAATTATTTTCACATCTGGAGTACAGTAGTTGAAGGATACAGATCATTCACATGAAAGAAAAATAGTAGAATGAGAAATGGAAtaatatgttaaaatattcacATCTACACCTTCAGATTGAAGGCCCTAAACTGCTAGGGCTCCTGCAGCAACAAAACTCTCTTCACTTCCACTGTGTGTATAAAAATGAgtgaactaaaagaaaaaagactaTAAGTCAGCCTCCTTTGTTGAAGTGAAGGGGGACATTTAACAAAACACTTCTAGTCCTGCTGTTTTGTTTAGGTTACTGAGGAGGAGGAACAAATCGGTCAAGCTAACATTTCCCTTATGAAATCTGAAGCTCAGAAGCCTGGGGAGGTGAGCCAAGAGTTCCCTCCAGTGAGGGAATAGAGTAATAACATTTAAAAACCAGAAAACAACCAGCTTTATGATAGTCATTTCACCTCACAGCAACTGAGTTGGTGCTGGAGAGTTGTTTTAATTGTAGAAACATAGATGCCTGTAGTTACTTTCTAACTGGTTTAAAATTCTCATATACAAAATGCCTAAATAGAAGgattaaataaaagcaaaatttaTTGTTAATGTATATGACCATTCACATATGTATAAAGAGAAGATGTGACAGATCATTCAAAAAGGCATGAAGAaggcactagcactgatgatgttacctagtttggataatgaaacgtctgcaagaaaacaactcaaTATGGAAGACTTAATAAAGTGGAAAGAATGAAATTTTGAGAGGAAATTGTAACACTGGAATTCTTGTTTTTGAGAAAGATTGAATCTGAATGTAGAAATATATAGACATCAGAAAACTCTTTCTCAATCTTATactgtttaaaataataattaattattagTATTCAATTTCAAGAGGCTGCTGCAGTATATTGATTTTGCAGATACTAAACTTCCATCTTCCAAGTCATATATTGTTACTGTCAAGCATTTATTCTCTTGAGCCCCTTgtgttcattttaatttattaatttattatttctaaaaaaGCATATGCTTCCCTTCCTTTCATAGCTCCAAGCATCTTTAAGTAACAGTCAAACGATATTTTAGATAACATAATAGTTGCAAATGTATACTGAATGATAAGATTACCATCTGTGCATTCTAGTATAAAAATAAGCATGTAGGGGTAAACTACATGTAAAAGTAGAAACTGGAAAGGAGATTTCTGtagcttctatttttatttcattagaaTATCAGCTCCTCCTGAAACAACTGTAAATGCATATAAAATATTGCTTGTAATTATCAGTGGCTAGGAATTCCTATGTTGATCTATAAGGATATTCATGTAGAGCCAGTTTGAGGTAATGGTTTAGGCTAGAAGGCTTCATTCTAGAAACCAAAAAAATTGTGAGTTATAGTCCTGCCTTAAACACATATCCCCCTTGTGCCAATCACTACAGTTTCCAGGACTaaaaaagtacctgaaggcaCAACGTTTCAGAATGTATGTATATGATATACTACACTTTCTAGCTTCTGTGCTTTAACAAATACATATAAACATTCTTCCATGTTGCTATTACATATTTGTAATATATAATTTGTACTATATAATTTGCTTATATAGTGGTGCACAAATTGAGCTTAGTTTAGGGAAAGCTGAATAATTTTCCCCACACACAAAACATGTTAAAAATTCTAGAAAACATTGGTGAATGGTtaaaagaaataagagaaaaggagTGAGAAAATTTTGGGAGTGGACAGctacagaaagggagggagagaggaaaggagaattaATCCTAGTTTGCCTCACAAGACTTGTCTGGAATTTGTCTCAAGTAAAATCTGGAACTTCCAATGCTCACAATCTGTCTCGTTTATTTCATACACAATTGAAACAAACTACAAAGTGGTTAATCTGAAAATTCAGACCACACTTTCCAAGTTTCAATGTCCCCCTACCAAATTCAGTAGGGCTCCTCTGTATCAATATATTGCCAAGCCTACTGATAGACCAGACTCAGGAAACAACTCCACAGGAAGACTACAACCATTTctattgagattggctataataaCAAGATCTTGCAAAAGTGATACTGCTGTACCTCTTATAGTTCAATGTATTAGGGAAGCAAGCGATTGAACTGCTGCTGATTATcttgttttgaattttaaaaatgtttcacccCCTTTTTCCTGCACAACGCCCTTAAggtcatatttttttattttctgcacaTACATCGGCAGTGGAAGATTGTCTCCCATTTggagtgtttttttgtttttagttgATGCTCTAAAAATTCCCTCTTATTTTTGAAAGCATCTTGTATGTATTTAAATAAGGGTGGGGAGGCATTGTACGACAGCTATATATATGTGTTATGCTTAATTTATAGCTTTTGATTGAATATCTGTGGTGATTTAATAGTATTTATTCTTCTGTGTTGTAGGAACGTGGTGAAAGATGGTGGATCGTTTGGCAAACAGTGAAGCAAATACTAGGCGAATAAGCGTAGTGGAAAACTGTTTTGGAGCTGCTGGTCAGCCTCTGACCATTCCTGGCCGTGTCCTCATTGGTGAAGGAGTATTAACAAAGCTGTGTAGGAAGAAACCAAAAGCAAGGCAGTTTTTTTTATTCAATGATATCCTTGTATATGGTAACATTGTTatccagaagaaaaaatataataagcAACATATCATTCCTCTAGAAAACGTCACTATTGAGTCTATCCAAGATGAGGGGGATTTGCGGAATGGCTGGCTGATCAAAACTCCAACTAAATCTTTTGCAGTATATGCTGCTACTGCCACAGAGAAATCTGAATGGATGAACCACATCAATAAATGTGTTTCTGATTTGCTGTCCAAAAGTGGGAAGATGCCCAGTAATGAGCATGCAGCTGTCTGGGTACCGGACTCAGAAGCCACTGTTTGCATGCGCTGCCAGAAAGCAAAATTTACTCCTGTGAATCGTCGACACCACTGTCGGAAATGTGGATTCGTTGTATGTGGACCCTGCTCTGAAAAGAGGTTCCTTATTCCCAGTCAGTCTTCCAAGCCTGTGCGAATCTGTGACTTTTGTTATGAATTTCTTTCCATGGGAGAGATGTCAACATGCCAGCCCACAAGATCAGACTCTTTCAGCCAATCACCAAAACCTTCTTTAAATGACATAtcagatgatgatgacgatgatgacagCAGTGACTaaataatggagaaaaatgtttttatattagTTGGTGTTTGAACTTGAGTTGTTGTATGAGAAACCTCTAGTTTCAAGTTCTCCTGAGAAATCTACCGTAGCCATTAAATTTGCCTGAAAAACCTTTGAATCATATGTGCCTCAGTATTTAAACCTCCAAAATATGTCATTACTCTTTCTGCAGGGATTGACTATTGCAAATACTTTCTAGCCACGTATACTTGATTTTCTTTTTGCAGGTGAATTGGTCAGCAATTCCCCTTTTCTGAACAGAAAGATTAGAAAATGTAGCACATTTTTTCTTTGCAGTTTGTACTAATAAGTATTCCATAGTATGAATTCTTTTAATATTAGGATGGGGAAATTAAACCTGCATGAAACCAGTAATTTGGTTAGCAGATTGAAAAGGACATCTAACCAAACTTTGAAACTGATAGTTTACttttattctatatattataaattctgaaatgttagtaactttttaaaaacaatgcaaaatgttACACACCAAGCAGTGCCTTGTAATGACTGCActgttgcaggaaaaaaaaaataaccttgcACCCTCTGACATGCGATCCTCTAAGAATCAGTTGGTGCTATTAGGATTAATTGCTGTTGTATAATAGGATTTCAGTAATAAGGGTTGTGACTTTATCCCTAGAAC from Thamnophis elegans isolate rThaEle1 chromosome 8, rThaEle1.pri, whole genome shotgun sequence includes these protein-coding regions:
- the PLEKHF2 gene encoding pleckstrin homology domain-containing family F member 2, translating into MVDRLANSEANTRRISVVENCFGAAGQPLTIPGRVLIGEGVLTKLCRKKPKARQFFLFNDILVYGNIVIQKKKYNKQHIIPLENVTIESIQDEGDLRNGWLIKTPTKSFAVYAATATEKSEWMNHINKCVSDLLSKSGKMPSNEHAAVWVPDSEATVCMRCQKAKFTPVNRRHHCRKCGFVVCGPCSEKRFLIPSQSSKPVRICDFCYEFLSMGEMSTCQPTRSDSFSQSPKPSLNDISDDDDDDDSSD